The following proteins come from a genomic window of Macadamia integrifolia cultivar HAES 741 chromosome 14, SCU_Mint_v3, whole genome shotgun sequence:
- the LOC122061186 gene encoding chalcone synthase-like: protein MGSVGEIYEAHRSQGLATVLAIGTVNPTNCVYQPEFPDFYFRSTKSEHMTDLKDKFKRICDRSTIIKRHLYMTEDIIAENPEFYNPIAPTLDARQDIMVVEVPKLAQQAALKAIDEWGQPKSKITHVVFTTISGVDAPGADFQLIKLLGLSPTVRRVMMYHLGCYGGGSVLRVAKDLAENNKDARVLVVCSELNSVSGFKGPTATDFHTLLGQAIFADGAAALIVGADLDTSVERPLFQLFSAGTRILPDSDDMVEGHLRQAGLSISLSKDVAKTIAGNIGKCLEEAFSKVGISDWNSIFWISHPGGPAILDLIEKTLGLKEEKLKASRKVLSEFGNMSSPTVMFILDEMRNKSKKEGKATTGEGFDWGVLLGFGPGLTVETIVMRSIDTI from the exons ATGGGTTCAGTTGGAGAAATCTATGAAGCGCACCGCTCGCAAGGTCTAGCCACAGTTCTGGCCATCGGTACAGTAAATCCAACCAACTGTGTCTATCAGCCAGAGTTCCCAGATTTCTACTTCAGATCCACAAAGAGTGAACATATGACTGATTTGAAGGACAAGTTCAAGCGTATCT GTGACAGATCAACAATCATAAAACGTCATCTCTACATGACAGAAGATATTATCGCGGAAAACCCAGAATTCTACAACCCTATTGCTCCTACACTTGATGCACGCCAAGATATTATGGTTGTCGAGGTTCCTAAGTTGGCTCAACAAGCAGCCTTAAAAGCCATCGATGAATGGGGGCAGCCCAAATCAAAGATCACCCATGTTGTATTCACTACCATTTCTGGTGTTGATGCACCTGGTGCCGATTTCCAACTCATCAAACTCCTTGGCCTTTCACCCACCGTCAGACGTGTGATGATGTATCATCTAGGTTGCTACGGTGGTGGCAGTGTTCTCCGTGTTGCCAAAGACCTTGCTGAGAACAATAAAGATGCTCGTGTACTTGTTGTTTGCTCCGAGTTAAACTCAGTTAGTGGCTTCAAGGGACCTACTGCGACCGACTTCCACACTCTACTTGGGCAAGCAATCTTCGCAGATGGTGCTGCAGCTTTAATAGTTGGTGCAGACCTTGACACATCAGTTGAACGTCCATTGTTCCAACTCTTCTCCGCAGGTACTCGAATTCTCCCAGACTCGGATGATATGGTTGAAGGCCACTTGCGTCAAGCAGGTCTTTCAATCAGCTTATCCAAGGATGTAGCCAAAACTATCGCTGGGAACATCGGTAAGTGCTTGGAGGAAGCATTCAGCAAAGTTGGTATTAGTGATTGGAACTCCATTTTTTGGATATCTCACCCTGGTGGCCCAGCAATTTTGGACCTCATTGAAAAAACCCTTGGTTTGAAGGAGGAGAAGCTAAAAGCATCAAGGAAAGTGCTGAGCGAATTTGGTAATATGTCGAGTCCCACTGTGATGTTCATTTTAGATGAGATGAGGAACAAGTCTAAGAAGGAAGGGAAAGCCACAACTGGAGAAGGGTTTGATTGGGGAGTGCTATTAGGATTTGGACCGGGTCTAACTGTGGAGACAATTGTCATGCGTAGCATTGATACAATTTAA